One genomic window of bacterium includes the following:
- a CDS encoding glycosyltransferase family 39 protein produces MDASTRGLLAVIIVSTLIRTAAAFGVPILDDETHYWVWSRHLMWGYPDHPPMIAGLVAASTRLLGDSVAAIRFFPLLLGAASTLTIYALARGLFGPSAGLRAAVLFAILPAFAVGGIIAAPDGPLGFFWLLAMLLTWKATRGDRWAWPAAGAAIGLVIQSKLAGGALALSLAGFVLATPSGRRWLRTPGPYLAVLAGAIALAPLVWWNLTHGWATVVRAGVIEPWIKPMTPLGNFTAYLGSQLLFFAPLGFAVLIAGLVGSARRARSDERFAFLLWCALPTLALMVAGSLRALAKPHYTGPALMAAAVAAAALWDTWKPQRVLRGAVVSSAALTLAIVALATVPNPAARLFYAEAQSWSRVALEVERLLKEQGPEGAVFVLAETYQSGSQLIYSLRNRAPVVVPFRGFDLWEPTGPWLGRDGVYMHHPNAAPKDRLPDAFGRMDSPTVVPIVNGREVLLYPGFGFRGLRWP; encoded by the coding sequence ATGGACGCCTCCACCCGGGGTCTGCTGGCCGTCATCATCGTTTCCACGCTGATCAGGACCGCCGCGGCCTTCGGTGTGCCGATCTTGGACGACGAGACCCACTACTGGGTCTGGTCCAGGCACCTGATGTGGGGCTACCCGGACCATCCTCCGATGATCGCCGGCCTCGTGGCCGCAAGCACGCGTCTGCTGGGTGACTCGGTGGCGGCTATACGGTTCTTCCCCCTGCTGCTGGGCGCCGCGTCCACGCTGACCATCTACGCGCTGGCGCGCGGTCTCTTCGGGCCGTCGGCCGGACTGCGTGCGGCGGTGCTCTTTGCGATCCTGCCTGCATTCGCGGTGGGCGGCATCATCGCGGCCCCGGATGGACCGCTCGGGTTCTTCTGGCTGCTGGCCATGCTATTGACGTGGAAGGCCACACGCGGTGACCGATGGGCGTGGCCGGCCGCAGGCGCCGCGATCGGGCTGGTCATCCAGAGCAAGCTTGCCGGCGGTGCGCTCGCGCTCTCTCTGGCAGGGTTTGTTTTGGCCACGCCTTCGGGGCGCCGATGGCTTCGCACCCCAGGGCCGTATCTGGCAGTTCTGGCAGGCGCGATTGCGCTGGCGCCCCTGGTCTGGTGGAACCTCACGCACGGATGGGCCACGGTCGTGCGCGCGGGGGTCATTGAGCCCTGGATCAAACCCATGACGCCGCTGGGTAACTTCACGGCGTACCTGGGTTCGCAGCTCCTATTCTTCGCGCCGCTGGGATTCGCGGTGCTGATCGCGGGCCTGGTGGGCTCGGCCAGGCGGGCACGCAGCGACGAGAGGTTTGCGTTTCTCCTCTGGTGCGCCCTGCCCACGCTGGCGCTGATGGTTGCGGGCAGCCTCCGCGCGCTGGCCAAACCCCACTACACGGGCCCGGCGCTCATGGCCGCGGCGGTCGCGGCAGCCGCGTTGTGGGATACATGGAAGCCGCAGCGCGTGCTGCGCGGCGCGGTGGTCAGCAGCGCAGCGCTTACGCTGGCGATCGTCGCCCTGGCCACCGTGCCCAACCCGGCGGCGCGCCTGTTCTACGCCGAGGCGCAGAGCTGGTCCAGGGTCGCGCTTGAGGTAGAGCGGCTGCTCAAGGAGCAGGGCCCCGAGGGTGCGGTGTTCGTTCTGGCAGAGACGTACCAATCCGGCAGCCAGCTCATCTATTCCCTGCGCAACCGCGCACCGGTGGTGGTACCCTTCAGGGGGTTCGACCTGTGGGAACCTACGGGACCTTGGCTGGGGCGCGACGGCGTCTACATGCACCATCCCAACGCAGCGCCCAAGGACCGCCTTCCGGACGCGTTCGGGCGCATGGACTCTCCCACGGTGGTGCCCATAGTCAATGGCCGCGAGGTCCTGCTCTATCCGGGCTTCGGCTTCAGAGGGCTGCGTTGGCCTTGA
- a CDS encoding ABC transporter permease, giving the protein MNLATYVARRLGLMVFVLFGVLVITFVVSHVIPADPVGAILGGNAPSEKVDALRAQLGLDKPLPEQFVAYLWGAVHGDLGRSLRTGRPVWDDIQQYFPATVELTMSAIFLAIILGVPMGVISAVRRNQAPDHAARLFSIVGVSMPVFWTGLVLMLLLYYRFGWLPGPGRLDLAVLPPPSRTGLLLLDGLVARNWEAVRNALAHLIMPAFVLGYVATATIARITRSSMLDILSQDFIRTARAKGLREQVVILRHALRNALIPTVTIIGLVFGGLLEGSVLTETIFAWPGLGRYITTAYITLDYPAVMGGTLYIAVVFSIVNLVVDLTYAVLDPRIRL; this is encoded by the coding sequence ATGAACCTTGCCACCTACGTGGCCCGGCGGCTGGGACTGATGGTGTTTGTCCTCTTTGGGGTGCTGGTCATCACTTTCGTCGTATCGCACGTCATCCCGGCAGACCCGGTCGGGGCCATCCTTGGGGGCAATGCCCCTTCGGAGAAGGTGGATGCGCTGCGCGCGCAACTCGGTCTGGACAAACCGCTGCCCGAGCAGTTCGTCGCCTACCTGTGGGGCGCGGTCCACGGCGATCTCGGGAGATCGCTGCGCACTGGCCGGCCCGTTTGGGACGACATTCAGCAGTACTTCCCGGCAACCGTCGAACTCACGATGAGCGCCATCTTTCTGGCTATCATCCTTGGTGTTCCGATGGGGGTCATCTCGGCGGTCCGACGGAACCAGGCGCCTGACCACGCGGCCCGCCTGTTCTCCATCGTGGGAGTCTCGATGCCCGTGTTCTGGACCGGTCTGGTCCTGATGCTGCTGCTGTACTACCGGTTCGGATGGCTTCCCGGCCCGGGCCGGCTCGATCTCGCCGTGCTCCCGCCGCCCAGCCGCACGGGCCTGCTGCTGCTGGACGGTCTGGTTGCACGCAACTGGGAGGCGGTCCGCAATGCTCTGGCCCACCTGATCATGCCGGCTTTCGTGCTTGGGTATGTTGCGACGGCCACCATCGCTCGCATCACCCGCTCGAGCATGCTTGACATTCTGAGCCAGGACTTCATCCGCACGGCGCGCGCCAAGGGCCTGCGCGAGCAGGTGGTCATCCTCCGCCACGCACTCCGCAACGCCCTCATCCCGACCGTCACGATTATCGGTCTGGTATTCGGGGGACTGCTGGAAGGGTCGGTGCTGACCGAGACGATCTTTGCCTGGCCGGGGCTAGGACGTTACATCACGACTGCGTACATCACGTTGGACTATCCGGCGGTGATGGGTGGAACACTGTACATCGCCGTCGTGTTCTCGATCGTGAATCTGGTGGTGGACCTGACGTATGCGGTCCTCGACCCCCGCATCCGCCTCTGA
- a CDS encoding ABC transporter permease: MPERAYVSPRYEEVRRAYRLWRRSPLTIVGTVLIGLLLAVAALAPLIATHDPLAHDFSVRLQSPSHTHLFGTDQFGRDIFSRVIHGSRIALQIILIVSVISGGMGTITGWVSGYFGGRVDEVLMRLTDVFLAFPSLVLAMAFAAALGPSLPNMILAISLVTWTPYARMARGETLRTKTQDFVEAARALGASDARIIIRHIVPMTVSVVIVQLTLRMGTIALTAAGLGFLGLGAQPPTPEWGAMVSDGRSYLVDQWWMSTLPGSAIAAAVLGFNLLGDGIRDILDPRLRR, from the coding sequence TTGCCCGAGCGGGCGTACGTGTCGCCCCGCTACGAAGAGGTCCGGCGTGCGTACCGCCTCTGGCGCCGCAGCCCCCTGACGATCGTCGGGACTGTGCTCATCGGACTCCTGCTCGCCGTGGCCGCCCTGGCGCCACTGATAGCGACGCACGATCCACTGGCGCACGATTTCTCGGTCCGGTTACAGTCGCCAAGCCACACTCACCTGTTTGGCACCGACCAGTTTGGGCGCGATATCTTCAGCCGGGTTATCCACGGCTCTCGGATCGCGCTGCAGATCATCCTCATCGTCTCGGTGATCAGCGGGGGCATGGGCACGATCACCGGGTGGGTCTCGGGCTACTTCGGTGGGCGTGTGGACGAGGTTCTCATGCGCCTGACGGACGTGTTCCTGGCCTTCCCCAGCCTTGTTCTGGCCATGGCGTTTGCGGCGGCGCTGGGGCCGAGCCTCCCCAACATGATCCTGGCTATCTCGCTTGTCACCTGGACCCCGTATGCGCGGATGGCCCGCGGTGAGACGCTCCGGACTAAGACCCAGGACTTCGTCGAGGCCGCGCGCGCCTTGGGCGCCAGCGATGCGCGGATCATCATCCGGCACATCGTGCCGATGACAGTCTCAGTCGTCATCGTGCAGCTCACGCTGCGCATGGGGACGATCGCCCTGACGGCGGCCGGCCTGGGATTCCTGGGGCTGGGCGCTCAGCCCCCGACGCCGGAGTGGGGCGCCATGGTGAGCGACGGGCGCTCCTACCTCGTGGACCAGTGGTGGATGTCCACCCTGCCCGGGTCGGCAATCGCCGCTGCGGTGCTGGGGTTCAACCTGCTAGGCGACGGGATCCGCGACATCCTCGACCCGCGCCTGCGCCGCTGA
- a CDS encoding ABC transporter substrate-binding protein, whose product MRRRYGTASPIVAVLLVSLVFLLAPPSSGGPYDPSTLVVGMNTGILITLDPAVVYEVEGAVIVDQLYDKLVDLEMVGGKMQVVPEVAESWTLADDGRTWTFKIRKGMKFPSGRPVDAHAVVYSMRRALRLNRANVWLLNQIGFTKDNAETTVKALDPYTVQLVVSEAFAPTLVLSILTFPLTSVLDPGVVEERIREGELGADWLKDHSAGSGPYILMRWERNDVVDMVANATYWRGIPPIKRIIIRDIPEPAAQRIALEKADIDVAWNLSPHMRQEIRKAKTPGLAIVTVPGHGIEYIGMNVKYAPLAKEQVREAIRWAVGYKPILEGIMLGEAIPLQTFVPTGYLGYNRAMPFKQDLTKARQLLAEGGYPTGFEVELTTSAPHATRGDIAQVVQNDLGKIGIKVKIMQMSAGVMYAKFREQGLQLILAGWGVDYPDPDALAKPFADGTIKQLAWRNAWMDPKATDLAKRAMLERDTGRRVALYKELTDLVLHKGAFVILYQTTNNWVIRSNVKDFEEAAAIGTMHFDFTKIRKERP is encoded by the coding sequence ATGCGCCGGAGATACGGTACTGCATCCCCGATTGTCGCCGTGCTCCTCGTGAGTTTGGTGTTTCTCCTGGCCCCACCGTCGTCGGGAGGCCCGTACGATCCCAGCACCCTGGTGGTCGGGATGAATACCGGCATTCTCATCACCCTCGACCCGGCGGTCGTCTACGAGGTCGAGGGCGCTGTGATCGTCGACCAGCTGTACGACAAGCTGGTGGATCTGGAGATGGTCGGGGGCAAGATGCAGGTGGTTCCTGAGGTGGCAGAGTCCTGGACCCTAGCCGATGACGGCCGGACCTGGACCTTCAAGATTCGCAAGGGCATGAAGTTCCCGAGCGGCCGCCCGGTAGACGCCCACGCCGTCGTCTACTCGATGCGCCGCGCCCTCCGCCTCAACCGCGCCAACGTGTGGCTGTTGAACCAGATCGGGTTCACGAAAGACAACGCGGAAACGACGGTCAAAGCCCTCGATCCCTATACCGTCCAGCTCGTGGTCTCCGAGGCCTTTGCGCCCACGCTTGTCCTCTCGATCCTCACCTTTCCCCTGACCAGCGTGCTCGACCCGGGCGTGGTAGAAGAGCGCATCCGAGAGGGCGAGTTGGGCGCGGACTGGCTGAAGGATCACAGCGCAGGCTCCGGCCCCTACATTCTGATGCGCTGGGAGCGGAATGATGTCGTGGACATGGTGGCGAACGCCACCTACTGGCGCGGCATCCCGCCCATCAAACGGATCATCATTCGGGACATCCCCGAACCCGCGGCACAGCGCATTGCCCTGGAGAAAGCGGACATTGACGTGGCCTGGAACCTGTCGCCGCACATGCGTCAGGAGATCCGCAAGGCAAAGACGCCAGGACTGGCGATCGTCACGGTCCCCGGACACGGGATTGAGTACATCGGGATGAACGTCAAGTACGCACCACTGGCCAAGGAGCAGGTGCGTGAAGCGATCCGCTGGGCCGTCGGCTACAAGCCCATCCTGGAAGGCATCATGTTGGGGGAGGCCATCCCGCTTCAGACATTCGTTCCAACAGGGTACCTCGGCTACAACCGTGCCATGCCGTTCAAGCAGGACCTGACCAAGGCCCGCCAGTTGCTGGCCGAGGGCGGCTATCCCACCGGGTTTGAGGTGGAATTGACCACCAGTGCGCCGCATGCCACACGGGGTGACATCGCACAGGTTGTCCAGAATGATCTAGGGAAGATCGGCATCAAGGTCAAGATCATGCAGATGTCCGCCGGGGTGATGTACGCGAAATTCCGTGAGCAGGGCCTGCAGCTGATTCTGGCTGGATGGGGCGTGGACTATCCGGACCCGGATGCCCTGGCGAAGCCCTTCGCAGACGGCACGATCAAACAGCTTGCCTGGCGCAACGCCTGGATGGATCCGAAAGCCACCGACCTCGCCAAACGGGCCATGCTCGAGCGCGATACCGGCCGGCGCGTTGCCCTCTACAAGGAGCTCACCGATCTCGTCCTGCACAAGGGCGCATTCGTCATTCTATATCAGACGACCAACAACTGGGTCATCCGGAGCAATGTCAAGGACTTCGAGGAGGCGGCCGCGATCGGCACCATGCACTTCGACTTCACGAAGATCCGCAAAGAACGGCCCTAG
- a CDS encoding GNAT family N-acetyltransferase, producing the protein MGAETIVRELSEADLPALAWIHNAINPDLPTTVEEMRHEISRIDRRRYVSEWLVATAPGTDEVVAHAGYRHVPWAHHPEKFFSFVNVHPDHQGRGIGSRLMDEILSAVRAHGGRRLKAWTREDRSRAVVFLQRYGFVEQAREFESRLEVAGVNLDRFRGYLERMGRLGFTITTLQEELRRDANCLEAVYLAHCVLDIDIPRDDPEPPTPPTQEEFLAQEVHHPRVLLDAFFLAKMGDLYVGESALKRSDGDPGLLHQQLTAVLPAHRGQGVAMALKVATIEYAQEQGYRVIRTFNSSRNEVMLAINAKLGFVRMPAWVTFAKRLEG; encoded by the coding sequence ATGGGCGCAGAGACGATCGTTCGAGAACTGAGCGAGGCTGACCTCCCGGCGCTGGCCTGGATACACAACGCGATCAACCCGGACCTGCCCACCACCGTAGAGGAGATGCGGCACGAGATCTCCCGGATTGACCGGAGGCGCTACGTCTCGGAGTGGCTGGTGGCGACTGCCCCTGGTACGGACGAGGTGGTCGCCCACGCCGGCTATCGCCACGTCCCCTGGGCGCACCACCCGGAGAAGTTCTTCTCCTTCGTGAACGTCCACCCGGACCATCAGGGCCGGGGCATCGGCAGTCGGCTCATGGATGAGATCCTGTCCGCGGTCAGGGCCCATGGCGGGCGCCGGCTCAAGGCCTGGACGCGCGAGGACCGGAGCCGCGCCGTCGTATTCCTGCAACGCTACGGGTTCGTCGAGCAGGCGCGCGAGTTCGAGTCACGGCTGGAGGTCGCCGGCGTCAACCTGGACCGGTTCCGCGGCTACCTAGAGCGCATGGGCCGGCTGGGGTTCACAATCACCACACTGCAAGAAGAACTCCGCCGCGACGCCAACTGCCTAGAAGCCGTCTACCTGGCGCACTGCGTCCTGGACATTGACATACCCCGCGACGACCCCGAACCGCCCACGCCGCCCACACAAGAGGAGTTCCTGGCCCAGGAGGTCCACCATCCACGTGTGCTGCTCGACGCCTTCTTCCTGGCCAAGATGGGAGACCTCTACGTGGGCGAAAGTGCGCTCAAGCGCAGCGACGGCGATCCGGGCCTGCTCCACCAACAACTCACCGCGGTGCTCCCGGCCCACCGCGGGCAGGGAGTCGCTATGGCATTGAAGGTAGCGACCATCGAATACGCTCAAGAGCAGGGCTACCGGGTGATCCGCACGTTCAACAGCAGCCGGAACGAGGTCATGCTCGCGATCAACGCTAAGCTCGGGTTCGTGCGGATGCCGGCGTGGGTGACATTCGCAAAGAGGCTGGAGGGTTAA
- a CDS encoding aminopeptidase → MTDPRLAKLAEVLTHYSLKVRRGQLVRISGPALAAPLIAEAYREALEAGAHVHTRVSVDGLDELFLKKATDEQLRYISPLSEHEVEKIDAELGILANYNTRSLTGVDPVRQAIRRDATRALNRRFLERAASGALRWCGTQYPTHAEAQDAEMSLSEYEEFVFGAGLIDQPDPVAAWEKVQREQERIVRFLETKNELRLAGPDIDLTVRTGGRRWINAAGEHNFPDGEVFTGPIETATAGRVRFSFPAIHSGREVHGITLTFSAGRVVEATAEKGEEFLRAMLDLDAGARVLGEFAFGLNYGITRFTKNILFDEKIGGTMHLAVGAAYPETGGTNTSGLHWDMICDMRVGSEVWADGEPIYRNGSFLV, encoded by the coding sequence ATGACTGACCCACGCCTCGCCAAGCTCGCTGAGGTGTTGACCCACTACTCGCTGAAGGTGCGGAGGGGCCAGCTCGTCCGCATCTCGGGCCCGGCGCTGGCCGCGCCGCTCATTGCCGAGGCGTATCGAGAGGCCCTTGAGGCCGGCGCGCACGTCCACACGCGCGTGAGCGTTGACGGGCTCGACGAGTTGTTCCTGAAGAAGGCTACCGACGAGCAACTGCGATACATCTCACCCCTGTCCGAGCACGAGGTCGAGAAGATTGACGCCGAACTTGGGATATTGGCCAACTACAACACCCGCTCCCTGACCGGCGTGGACCCCGTCCGCCAGGCCATACGCCGCGATGCCACCCGCGCTCTGAACCGGCGGTTCCTTGAGCGCGCCGCGAGCGGCGCGCTGCGCTGGTGCGGTACCCAGTACCCCACGCACGCCGAAGCCCAGGACGCCGAGATGTCGCTGTCCGAATACGAGGAGTTTGTGTTTGGAGCGGGACTGATCGACCAGCCGGATCCCGTCGCGGCATGGGAGAAGGTGCAGCGGGAGCAGGAGCGCATCGTACGTTTTCTGGAGACGAAGAATGAGCTGCGGCTGGCGGGGCCGGACATTGACCTGACCGTGCGCACCGGCGGCCGCCGGTGGATCAACGCGGCGGGCGAGCACAACTTCCCCGATGGGGAGGTATTCACCGGGCCGATTGAGACCGCCACGGCCGGGCGGGTGAGGTTCTCGTTCCCGGCCATCCACAGCGGGCGCGAGGTGCACGGGATCACCCTGACCTTTTCTGCGGGGCGCGTGGTCGAGGCAACGGCCGAGAAGGGCGAGGAGTTCCTGCGCGCGATGCTGGATCTCGATGCCGGCGCGCGCGTGCTCGGGGAGTTCGCCTTCGGTCTGAACTACGGCATTACCCGGTTCACGAAGAATATTCTGTTCGACGAGAAGATCGGCGGCACCATGCACCTGGCGGTGGGCGCGGCCTACCCCGAAACCGGCGGTACCAACACTTCAGGGCTGCACTGGGACATGATCTGTGACATGCGGGTCGGAAGCGAGGTCTGGGCCGACGGCGAGCCGATCTATCGGAACGGGTCCTTCCTGGTGTAG
- a CDS encoding uracil-DNA glycosylase → MTQYSSLAALNSAIVACRRCPRLVAYRETVARQRRPKYSSWDYWGRPVPGVGDARARILLVGLAPAAHGANRTGRMFTGDGSGDFLTAALHRAGLASQPTSEHSGDGLRLRGAYLASAARCAPPGNKPLPEELDACRGYLPQEFLLLRGLRVIVALGRVAFDAVLRAASDLEWQRPYPRPVFAHGAEALIARSGARPGARPVVLLASYHPSRQNTQTGRLTAAMLHRVMRQTVLRAGRPV, encoded by the coding sequence ATGACTCAGTACTCATCTCTCGCCGCGCTCAACTCCGCCATAGTTGCATGCCGCCGTTGCCCGCGGCTCGTGGCCTACCGGGAAACCGTGGCCCGGCAGCGCAGGCCGAAGTACAGTTCGTGGGACTACTGGGGCCGGCCGGTGCCCGGGGTCGGGGATGCGCGCGCCCGCATCCTGCTGGTCGGCCTAGCCCCAGCCGCGCACGGCGCCAACCGCACCGGGCGCATGTTCACCGGCGACGGCTCCGGGGATTTCCTGACGGCGGCACTGCACCGGGCGGGCCTGGCCTCCCAGCCCACCTCGGAGCATAGCGGGGACGGGCTGCGGCTGCGCGGCGCCTACCTCGCGTCCGCGGCCCGCTGCGCTCCGCCGGGCAACAAGCCGCTGCCGGAGGAACTGGATGCCTGCAGGGGATACCTGCCCCAGGAGTTCCTGCTTCTGCGCGGCCTGCGGGTGATCGTCGCGCTCGGGCGGGTCGCGTTTGACGCGGTGCTGCGCGCGGCCTCGGACCTCGAATGGCAGCGGCCGTATCCTCGGCCCGTGTTTGCGCACGGGGCGGAGGCATTGATCGCGCGGTCCGGTGCGCGACCGGGCGCTCGGCCGGTGGTACTGCTCGCCTCTTACCATCCGAGCCGTCAGAACACCCAGACGGGAAGGCTGACCGCTGCAATGCTCCATCGGGTGATGCGCCAGACAGTCCTGCGCGCGGGAAGACCAGTGTGA
- a CDS encoding M20 family metallopeptidase encodes MSHASMNASARLAAATARRTEDALRLLEILVNMDTGSRSLDGLSTAGNWIQEQLEGLGLLVERHEHADAGPTLVGRRSGSGRLRLLFLAHYDTVFDPGEPARRPFRVEAGRAYGPGVADMKGGIVTLWEALRVLNGEGWDNFATLTVIHNADEEVGSLASRGIIEAEGRNCDLCLVHEPGRLDGSVVTARKGVGRYVLTVHGRAAHAGVNPQDGASAVVALARKILEIHALNDPARGVSANTIVTAGGTRSNVVPDLAAAEIDLRLPTVALGAEAIARLEEITQAQHLPGTHATLSGEVNRPPFEAGPGSLALFELAREAAAVLGFPLTAATTGGGSDGNFIAPLGVPVLDGMGAVGGGYHGPDEYLELATLPRRAALTALLVWEVCRRGAA; translated from the coding sequence GTGAGTCACGCATCTATGAACGCCTCCGCCCGCCTGGCAGCCGCCACGGCACGCCGCACCGAGGACGCGCTTCGTCTGCTCGAGATTCTGGTCAACATGGACACGGGCTCCCGGTCGCTGGACGGCCTGTCCACGGCGGGCAACTGGATTCAGGAGCAACTTGAGGGCCTGGGCCTATTGGTAGAGCGGCACGAGCACGCGGATGCCGGACCCACGCTGGTAGGCCGCAGGTCTGGGTCCGGGCGCCTCCGGTTGCTCTTCCTGGCGCACTACGATACCGTATTCGACCCGGGCGAGCCGGCGCGCAGACCGTTTCGGGTTGAGGCAGGCCGGGCGTACGGGCCCGGAGTGGCGGACATGAAGGGCGGTATCGTAACTCTGTGGGAAGCGCTGCGGGTCCTGAACGGGGAAGGGTGGGACAACTTCGCGACGCTGACCGTGATTCACAACGCCGACGAGGAAGTCGGCTCGCTGGCCTCGCGGGGCATTATTGAGGCCGAGGGTCGGAACTGCGACCTCTGCCTCGTGCACGAACCGGGCCGACTCGACGGGTCGGTGGTCACCGCGCGGAAGGGCGTTGGCAGGTACGTGTTGACGGTACACGGTAGGGCGGCCCACGCAGGCGTCAACCCACAGGACGGTGCAAGCGCGGTCGTGGCCCTGGCGCGCAAGATCCTGGAGATCCACGCGCTCAACGATCCTGCCAGGGGCGTCTCGGCCAACACGATTGTGACCGCCGGCGGTACCCGATCGAATGTCGTGCCCGACCTGGCCGCGGCCGAGATTGATCTGCGGCTGCCTACCGTCGCGCTCGGCGCGGAGGCAATCGCGCGGCTGGAGGAGATCACGCAGGCCCAGCACCTCCCCGGTACACACGCAACGCTTTCCGGCGAGGTCAACAGGCCGCCGTTTGAGGCCGGGCCGGGCAGTCTGGCGCTGTTCGAACTGGCGCGCGAGGCCGCGGCAGTGCTCGGATTCCCGCTTACCGCCGCGACGACGGGCGGCGGTTCCGACGGCAACTTCATCGCGCCGCTTGGCGTGCCCGTACTTGACGGCATGGGCGCGGTGGGCGGAGGATACCACGGTCCCGATGAGTACCTGGAACTCGCAACGCTGCCGCGGCGCGCGGCTCTGACGGCGCTGCTCGTTTGGGAGGTCTGCCGCCGAGGGGCGGCCTAG